One Pyrus communis chromosome 13, drPyrComm1.1, whole genome shotgun sequence genomic window carries:
- the LOC137712057 gene encoding protein MIZU-KUSSEI 1-like, with protein sequence MKHQELSLHRSTSTTSISRSTSRKIIPSNHFRSSPSTLPLNHLQIDDVPNNLLIPKHHSPVSFHHISKTQTKITSLLRSFLRFLSFPTIIPTCKWLALPSNLSVTPSLGRKVTGTLFGNRRGHVSFAVQLDTQSDPVLLLELAMSTSSLVKEMSSGLVRIALESEKQQSSGRAGMNGRKLFQEPSWTMYCNGRKCGYAATRTCGESDWHVLSTVRSVSVGAGVIPVLDDGKKGGASEGELLYMRARFERVVGSRDSEAFYMLNPEGNGGPELSIFLLRI encoded by the coding sequence ATGAAACACCAAGAGCTCAGCCTCCACAGAAGCACCAGTACTACTTCCATATCAAGAAGCACTTCAAGAAAGATCATCCCATCCAACCACTTCAGATCTTCACCATCAACTCTCCCACTTAACCATCTTCAAATCGACGACGTCCCCAACAACCTTTTGATTCCGAAACACCACTCTCCAGTCTCCTTCCACCACATATCCAAAACCCAAACAAAGATCACCTCCCTCCTCCGCTCTTTCCTCAGATTCCTCTCCTTCCCCACCATTATCCCGACATGCAAGTGGCTCGCCCTCCCCTCCAACCTCTCCGTCACCCCCTCCCTAGGCCGAAAAGTCACCGGCACGCTCTTTGGAAACCGCCGTGGTCACGTCAGCTTCGCCGTTCAGCTGGACACCCAGTCGGATCCTGTCTTGCTTCTCGAGCTAGCCATGTCAACGTCTTCACTCGTTAAAGAGATGTCTTCGGGGCTCGTGCGCATTGCTCTCGAGTCTGAAAAGCAACAGAGTTCCGGCCGTGCAGGTATGAATGGCCGGAAGCTGTTTCAGGAGCCTTCATGGACTATGTATTGTAATGGGAGGAAGTGTGGGTATGCGGCGACTCGCACGTGCGGAGAGTCAGACTGGCACGTGCTGAGCACTGTTCGGAGTGTTTCGGTCGGAGCCGGCGTGATTCCGGTGTTGGACGACGGAAAAAAGGGTGGCGCGTCTGAAGGTGAGTTGCTTTATATGAGAGCTAGGTTTGAACGAGTTGTGGGAAGCCGTGACTCGGAGGCCTTTTACATGTTGAACCCTGAGGGTAATGGAGGTCCTGAACTCAGTATCTTTTTACTCAGAATATGA